From Anopheles maculipalpis chromosome X, idAnoMacuDA_375_x, whole genome shotgun sequence:
ACACAGTGGAGAAAATAACATTGTGTGAACCGaattatacaaaaacaaatcattttagTCTTCTGGCTTAAACCCCAACTTATAAAACCTTTCCATCAACAAATCTACTACAGCTctacaataaaaaatcaaacctaTACGTCCCATACACCcaactaacaaacaaaaaaatgaataccAACAgtaaagaaaatcatttttaactCTGTTAGCACAGTGAGTCGAACATGGGTACCAGTCTTGttgtatgaaaaatgaaaatcaaattaaaaatgtatgtcAATAAATAATCCGTGGAACATCGTCGacttaaagcaaaaacaatcattCTAAATAATGGGTCATTACACTAAGCGTTAGTAAGCaagcaataaaattgaaaaaatccaCAAGTATAATGTAAATACTCTTAATTAGGCACAGCAACTACAACTTAACTAGACACAAGCAACTAGGAAAAGCAACACATTTAAAAGCGCTTGTAAACGATAGCGAGTTTCAATCATTTGACAATTTCAAagtaataaatacaaaaaaagaaaaatgcgcAAATGAAACAACAATGAACATAATGAAccatgaaaataaacaaaaatttaaatatttccgCCAATCGACAGCTGAATTGACAGCAAAGTTTCACAGATGCCAAGTATTAGCGAGCCACCGTCGATAAGTGAAATTTGAATAGCACTAAGATACATTCCATCTTAACAAACTAGCGTGTTAAGTTTCAGTTTCACTGTAATGCGATTTGACAATCAACATTCAGTGAAAGGCGCATCCGTTTATCAGCGCTTTAAGAAGCTAAAAACGGAAAggtaatggaaaaaaatacactaaaaagaagcaaatgcAATACTTTAACACCACACAcccccacagacacacacccacacattcATGTTTTCATTCAATCCTTTACAACTCTTCTctctcatcatcgtcatcatcatcatttacagTAAACCTTCTAGGCGTGCAAAAAAGCGAAATGAAACAGAATATGCCAATCAATGGAAGTTGGGATTGGGatagtgaaaaacaaaaaagcacgaaGCAAAAACTTACCCGCTCGATGGTGTATCGCGTGACGCATCGGGCGACTGAATGTTGTAGGACGGGGTGTTTGGGAAGCTGTTCATCTGGTTGTTAGTTGGGCCGGGCATCAGTACGGCGCGCACCTCCGACGCAATGTAGTTCTTGTTCCGGGGCGGACCGGCCGGTGTCGTGTACCGGTCGAACGCTTCGTGTTTCGGCTTGTTCGGGTACAGATAGAAGAGATCGTCAAAGTCCCGTATGCGATCCGACAGCGAACGGGTGGAGAAATCTTTCGCGGTAAACGGTTGAATGTGCAATATCTGGGGCTGCCCATCGTTGCCTTCGTTTACCCAGGCAATCGTAATACCACCTAGagagaaaagcaaacgaaaaacggTTAGCTTGTGAGCGGATTCCTTGGAGGGAAAATTGCCTTACCGAGCTCACTGTCGGAGAAGCGCAACAGGAAGGTACCCCGGGGACACTTGAGCAAATAGTCCTCCGCCTTGGACTTGTGAATGAAGCCGATAATGCTACCATCCATCCACGGGCCGCGCAGATGCTCGCGCGTTACCTTCATCGCCGCGTAAAACCAGTCCCAGAACGTAAACGAGCGGTCCGGGATCGGTTCCTTGCAGAACTGGGACCACATGATCGTCAGATCGTTCGGCACCGGGAATGGGAGGTTCGTTTTGAACGCTTTCTCGCACAGGAAGTGCATATTTTCCGCGGTCAGCGAGCGGCCGGTCGAGGCGCGGAACTTCATGTTGAGCGCTTCGGCCAGCTGATTCCAAATCACCTTGTCCGGTACCTGGAACGGGATGCGGTTGATGTCGGCGAACGCATTGTCCCAGGTAATGGTGGCCCATGACTGTGGCTCTTGGTTGCCGTGTAcgatcaccaccaccggaaGAGAGATAGTCCACACCTACGGAATAGATGCGAGGCAAATGAGCGGTGGAGATGGTCAGAAAACGTGCAACGATTGAAAAGGGTACGATATACGGACCGAAAAGACGAGATCGCCATGTCCGACGGCAAAACTCGACTGGAAGAGTAGCGCAAACTTTTCGTCCATTACGCACTCGGTGCCCTTCTTTTCTGCGCGCTTTATCTTCTTCAGCTGCATATTTCTGTaaagttaaataattgaaaattaattacattacAGAGCACACcgcagcattaaaaaaaaaaaaaacactcaccgaAAGCTTACTGACAGCTGCTTGGTCGTTTCGTTGTACTCTAGATTGCCGATGTTGTTCATAATTTCACCGCACGACTGTTCGGAAGCTTTGTTGGTCTGTTGCGTTTGCTGTGCTTGAGCCTctgcaaagcaacaaaacgaaaaacaaaaaaacaaaaaccaaccaatTAGCAGAAGACTACCAGCACAACAGCGCCATCACGTTTTCGTGCACTTACCGGAAATGATGGACACCTTCACCTGCGGATTTACCATCTTGATGTTGAGCGTGTTGCCTACCAGCAGGCGTACGGTCGCAGCGAACCGTGTGTTCGTCTTCATCACCTGCGGTGGCTGCTTCTCAATGATGAACGTGTTGGTGATCAGCATCTTCAGCAGGTTCGTCACATCGACCATCGCCTGCGGCAACAGATCCGGCACATCCTCCTGCTCGACGTGCAGCTTCGACTTGTTCTTGATTGCGAGCCGTATCTGATCCTTGGTGCTCCAGATAATTTCTGCCAAGCTTTCGCACCACGCCTGTATGGTGTCGAGATTGCTGGCGCTCATCATCGACGCACCGTTACCGGCAAAGCCCTGGTTGATCTTCCACTGCGACAGATACTTGTTCAGCACCTTGTTCTGCACCTCGTCTATGATCAGTATCGTCTTGCGGAACCCATCGACCAGCGCCAACCGCTTCCCGGTGCAGAGCTGCAACCGATCGTTCACCATCTTCTGATGCTGTGCGAGCTGGTTGTGCGCGTGCGTACGCATCTCCGTATTTTCGATCGTTTCCAGCTGCGCCCGGTTCTTCTGCAGCTCGTGCACCTCCAACAGCAGATGCTCGTACTCCTTCATCAGGTTCCGGTTGTCGTTCTCGTTCGTGCGTACCATTATCTGCAGCTGCTGGACCGCATTGAACACCTCCGTCACCTCCGGATCCTGCACGTTCACGCACTCGTCCGGATAGGCGACACACTGCCGCTcgcggtgcaaacagttcatcAGATGCTGGTACAGCTGGGCCGGATTGTGCGAGAACAGCTGGCGAAAGTTGCGAGCCGACTCGTTCAGACGGATCTTGATGGTGAAGTTAGTCTCCGGCAGATTGATCGCCGTCCGCTCCAGCTCCATGATGAGCTGGTTGAGAAAGTTGGCCGCATCCTGCTCGTACACCGCTTCCTGATCGTTCGTGTAGACTGGCGCATTGCtgtgtggatggatggatgggagAGGCTGGATGAGAAATGGGAAGGGCACAATTTTTCGGTAGAAAATCTCTTATTACACTTACAGCAATCGCTCCTCGATCCAATCTGCTAGATAGTGGCGCACCTCGATCGGGAAGTTGCTACCGTAGATGAAGCGTATCTGCTCCAGTATGGGCTGGGGAAGCTGATTTACACGCGCCCACAGTGACATCTTGCCGTTCGGTGTTTAATTACCGTCACTGCACTGCAATCCAAAGCCAAAGACGCTAGGGGGCTGTGCTCCTCTTCTGGCACGCGCCACACGCTTACTAGCTGTGTCTGATTGAGGGAAGAAAGTTCTGCTGGACTCCCACAAGGCTCTGGCTACTACTGTTACTGATGGTAGGGTCCCCGTCCGGCTGGTTTCGTCTGATTGCTTAATTAACACGCTAAAGGTCCCGCTCTAATGAAGCACAACTGCAACGGGAATGAAGGccagaggagagagagagagagaaaaagagagcaaagTTAGTCTTTTTTGTCTGGAGAGCAGGCAATGATGTATGGCACAAAAAGCGAATCGTGAGTGCTGCCTGGCCCAGTCGTGCCACCAATATACCCCAATCGCCCACACCGGATGTTTGCCCTTCGGTTCATGCTTAGCTCACGGTTTTGCTCAGTAATAGGCCGCACTATATTCGTACGTCAGCACGTCTATCAGCGTTGTTGTTTCTTAGGCTtatagggggggggggggggggggactttACAGTCCCATCCCAAGTatagacacacacgcaccagcTGATCACAAAAACCGATAAGTCAACGCTGCCGGGTGCTACAACTGTACTTGAAACTGCATAAGCACTGCACACAACATTAAATCGCAACTCTAAATGCAAT
This genomic window contains:
- the LOC126567750 gene encoding signal transducer and transcription activator isoform X2; protein product: MSLWARVNQLPQPILEQIRFIYGSNFPIEVRHYLADWIEERLLNAPVYTNDQEAVYEQDAANFLNQLIMELERTAINLPETNFTIKIRLNESARNFRQLFSHNPAQLYQHLMNCLHRERQCVAYPDECVNVQDPEVTEVFNAVQQLQIMVRTNENDNRNLMKEYEHLLLEVHELQKNRAQLETIENTEMRTHAHNQLAQHQKMVNDRLQLCTGKRLALVDGFRKTILIIDEVQNKVLNKYLSQWKINQGFAGNGASMMSASNLDTIQAWCESLAEIIWSTKDQIRLAIKNKSKLHVEQEDVPDLLPQAMVDVTNLLKMLITNTFIIEKQPPQVMKTNTRFAATVRLLVGNTLNIKMVNPQVKVSIISEAQAQQTQQTNKASEQSCGEIMNNIGNLEYNETTKQLSVSFRNMQLKKIKRAEKKGTECVMDEKFALLFQSSFAVGHGDLVFSVWTISLPVVVIVHGNQEPQSWATITWDNAFADINRIPFQVPDKVIWNQLAEALNMKFRASTGRSLTAENMHFLCEKAFKTNLPFPVPNDLTIMWSQFCKEPIPDRSFTFWDWFYAAMKVTREHLRGPWMDGSIIGFIHKSKAEDYLLKCPRGTFLLRFSDSELGGITIAWVNEGNDGQPQILHIQPFTAKDFSTRSLSDRIRDFDDLFYLYPNKPKHEAFDRYTTPAGPPRNKNYIASEVRAVLMPGPTNNQMNSFPNTPSYNIQSPDASRDTPSSGYGQTNYGQVPDFELENIGMFSSQYH
- the LOC126567750 gene encoding signal transducer and transcription activator isoform X1; this translates as MSLWARVNQLPQPILEQIRFIYGSNFPIEVRHYLADWIEERLLNAPVYTNDQEAVYEQDAANFLNQLIMELERTAINLPETNFTIKIRLNESARNFRQLFSHNPAQLYQHLMNCLHRERQCVAYPDECVNVQDPEVTEVFNAVQQLQIMVRTNENDNRNLMKEYEHLLLEVHELQKNRAQLETIENTEMRTHAHNQLAQHQKMVNDRLQLCTGKRLALVDGFRKTILIIDEVQNKVLNKYLSQWKINQGFAGNGASMMSASNLDTIQAWCESLAEIIWSTKDQIRLAIKNKSKLHVEQEDVPDLLPQAMVDVTNLLKMLITNTFIIEKQPPQVMKTNTRFAATVRLLVGNTLNIKMVNPQVKVSIISEAQAQQTQQTNKASEQSCGEIMNNIGNLEYNETTKQLSVSFRNMQLKKIKRAEKKGTECVMDEKFALLFQSSFAVGHGDLVFSVWTISLPVVVIVHGNQEPQSWATITWDNAFADINRIPFQVPDKVIWNQLAEALNMKFRASTGRSLTAENMHFLCEKAFKTNLPFPVPNDLTIMWSQFCKEPIPDRSFTFWDWFYAAMKVTREHLRGPWMDGSIIGFIHKSKAEDYLLKCPRGTFLLRFSDSELGGITIAWVNEGNDGQPQILHIQPFTAKDFSTRSLSDRIRDFDDLFYLYPNKPKHEAFDRYTTPAGPPRNKNYIASEVRAVLMPGPTNNQMNSFPNTPSYNIQSPDASRDTPSSGFSMNSRAGNSVPGNVQHRYASSFESYVQSDGITQLIKAAGCSDGGGVSTLTSLVRPPPALSVLSTSSNCSSSTTATTSHHQQQHHHHNSMMEQQQPHHSHMAILPAHSPVGGQNHHRSQQQHYDDTSHSDCGADDHRMQTLPSVPAAFSFTGMSFTDAGEQQNLSGGGGNGGNQLKRPLTSTVPHPSTSTGLSNSSGNDNGDGSGASTSTRSTPFTSCVASTSSTSNAMDFASFEELTWLDMNNNNNWIGDGSS
- the LOC126567750 gene encoding signal transducer and transcription activator isoform X3 translates to MSLWARVNQLPQPILEQIRFIYGSNFPIEVRHYLADWIEERLLNAPVYTNDQEAVYEQDAANFLNQLIMELERTAINLPETNFTIKIRLNESARNFRQLFSHNPAQLYQHLMNCLHRERQCVAYPDECVNVQDPEVTEVFNAVQQLQIMVRTNENDNRNLMKEYEHLLLEVHELQKNRAQLETIENTEMRTHAHNQLAQHQKMVNDRLQLCTGKRLALVDGFRKTILIIDEVQNKVLNKYLSQWKINQGFAGNGASMMSASNLDTIQAWCESLAEIIWSTKDQIRLAIKNKSKLHVEQEDVPDLLPQAMVDVTNLLKMLITNTFIIEKQPPQVMKTNTRFAATVRLLVGNTLNIKMVNPQVKVSIISEAQAQQTQQTNKASEQSCGEIMNNIGNLEYNETTKQLSVSFRNMQLKKIKRAEKKGTECVMDEKFALLFQSSFAVGHGDLVFSVWTISLPVVVIVHGNQEPQSWATITWDNAFADINRIPFQVPDKVIWNQLAEALNMKFRASTGRSLTAENMHFLCEKAFKTNLPFPVPNDLTIMWSQFCKEPIPDRSFTFWDWFYAAMKVTREHLRGPWMDGSIIGFIHKSKAEDYLLKCPRGTFLLRFSDSELGGITIAWVNEGNDGQPQILHIQPFTAKDFSTRSLSDRIRDFDDLFYLYPNKPKHEAFDRYTTPAGPPRNKNYIASEVRAVLMPGPTNNQMNSFPNTPSYNIQSPDASRDTPSSGYQNSTIMHL